TTCCCGGAGCTGCTGCGCCGCGAGGCCCCGATCGACATCGTCACCGACCAGACCTCCGCCCACGACCCGCTGGCCTACCTGCCCGTCGGCATCTCGGTCGAGGACTGGGACAAGGAGCGCGAGGCCGACCCGGCCGGCTTCACCGACAAGGCGCGCCACTCGATGCGCCTCCACGTCGAGGCCATGATCGGCTTCCTCGACCGCGGCGCCGAGGTCTTCGACTACGGCAACTCCATCCGCGACGAGGCCCGCAAGGCGGGCTGCGAGCGTGCCTTCGACTTCCCCGGCTTCGTCCCGGCGCACATCCGCCCGCTGTTCGAGGAGGGCCTCGGCCCGTTCCGCTGGGCCGCCCTGTCCGGCGACCCGGAGGACATCGCCAAGACCGACAAGGCGATCAAGGAGCTGTTCCCGGAGAACAAGCACCTGCACCGCTGGATCGACATGGCCGCCGAGCGGATCGCCTTCGAAGGCCTGCCCGCGCGCATCTGCTGGCTCGGCTACGGCGAGCGCCACCTGGCCGGTCTGAAGTTCAACGAGATGGTCGCCTCCGGCGAGCTCTCCGCCCCGGTCGCCATCGGCCGTGACCACCTCGACTCCGGCTCGGTCGCCTCCCCGTACCGCGAAACCGAGGCCATGAAGGACGGCTCCGACGCCATCGCCGACTGGCCGCTGCTCAACGCCCTGGTCAACACGGCCTCCGGTGCCTCCTGGGTCTCCATCCACCACGGTGGCGGCGTCGGCATGGGCCGCTCCATCCACGCCGGCCAGGTCTGCGTCGCCGACGGCACCGAGCTGGCCGCGCAGAAGATCGAGCGCGTCCTCACCAACGACCCGGCGATGGGCGTCATCCGCCACGTCGACGCGGGCTACGAGCACGCGGCCGAGGTCGCGGCCGAGCGCGGGGTGCGGGTGCCGATGCGCGAGGGTGACGACGCGTGACGAGTTCTTCCTTCGGCGAGATGTGGCGCGACCTCGCGCCCATCGGCCGCAACAACGAGAGCGGCGGCTACCGCCGCTACGCCTGGACCGCCGCCGACACCGACTGCCGGGCCTGGTTCAGGGCACAGGCCGAGTCCCGGGGCCTGACCTACGAGCTCGACCGCAACGGAAACCAGTGGGCCTGGCTCGGTGACCCGGCCGCCGGGGACGCCGTCGTCACCGGCTCCCACCTGGACTCCGTACCGGACGGCGGCGCGTTCGACGGGCCCCTCGGGGTCGTGTCGTCCTTCGCCGCCCTCGACGAACTCCGCCGCAGGGGAGCGGAGTTCACCCGCCCCCTCGCCCTCACCAACTTCGGTGACGAGGAGGGGGCCCGGTTCGGCCTGGCCTGCGTCGGCTCCCGCCTCACCGCGGGCCGGCTCACCCCCGAGCAGGCGGCGCAGCTGCGGGACGGCGACGGCGTCAGCCTCCCGCAGGCCATGGAGCGGGCGGGCTACGACCCGGAGGCGATCGGCCCCGACCCCGAGCGCCTCGCGCGCATCGGCGCCTTCGTCGAGCTGCACGTGGAGCAGGGCCGCGCCCTGGACCTGTCCGGCGACGCCGTGGGCATCGCGAGCGCGATCTGGCCGCACGGCCGCTGGCGCTTCGACTTCCGCGGCGAGGCCAACCACGCGGGCACCACCCGTCTCGTGGACCGCCGCGACCCGATGCTGTCGTACGCGCAGACCGTCCTGGCGGCCCGCCGCGAGGCGGAACTCGCGGGCGCCGTCGCCACGTTCGGCAAGATCTCCGTCGAGCCGAACGGCGTCAACGCCATCCCGTCCCTGGTCCGCGGCTGGCTCGACTCCCGCGCCGCCGACCAGCAGACCCTCGACACGGTCGTCACGGCCGTCGAGAAGGCGGCCCGCGAGTACGCCGACGCGCACGGCATCGACCTGGAGACCGTGCGCGAGTCGTTCACGCCGGTCGTCGAGTTCGACCACGCGCTGCGCGACGAACTCGGCCGCATCCTCGGCACCGACGACAAGCTCACCGTCCCGGTCCTCGGCACCGGCGCGGGACACGACGCCGGAATCCTCGCGGACTCCGTGCCGACCGCCATGCTGTTCGTGCGCAACCCCACGGGCGTCTCGCACTCCCCGGCCGAACACGCCGCGGAGGAC
The DNA window shown above is from Streptomyces sp. NBC_01445 and carries:
- the hutU gene encoding urocanate hydratase, translated to MSGPRPVRAPRGTELNTLGWQQEGALRMLMNNLDAEVAEHPDKLVVYGGTGKAARSWEAFDAIVRTLKTLKADETLLVQSGKPVGVMRTHEWAPRVLLANSNLVGDWANWEEFRKLEAEGLTMYGQMTAGSWIYIGSQGIVQGTYETFGAVARKKFNGTLAGTITLTAGVGGMGGAQPLAVTMNEGVAICVDVDETRIDRRIGTRYLDVKADNLDHALELAVQARDERRGLSIGVVGNAAEIFPELLRREAPIDIVTDQTSAHDPLAYLPVGISVEDWDKEREADPAGFTDKARHSMRLHVEAMIGFLDRGAEVFDYGNSIRDEARKAGCERAFDFPGFVPAHIRPLFEEGLGPFRWAALSGDPEDIAKTDKAIKELFPENKHLHRWIDMAAERIAFEGLPARICWLGYGERHLAGLKFNEMVASGELSAPVAIGRDHLDSGSVASPYRETEAMKDGSDAIADWPLLNALVNTASGASWVSIHHGGGVGMGRSIHAGQVCVADGTELAAQKIERVLTNDPAMGVIRHVDAGYEHAAEVAAERGVRVPMREGDDA
- a CDS encoding allantoate amidohydrolase produces the protein MWRDLAPIGRNNESGGYRRYAWTAADTDCRAWFRAQAESRGLTYELDRNGNQWAWLGDPAAGDAVVTGSHLDSVPDGGAFDGPLGVVSSFAALDELRRRGAEFTRPLALTNFGDEEGARFGLACVGSRLTAGRLTPEQAAQLRDGDGVSLPQAMERAGYDPEAIGPDPERLARIGAFVELHVEQGRALDLSGDAVGIASAIWPHGRWRFDFRGEANHAGTTRLVDRRDPMLSYAQTVLAARREAELAGAVATFGKISVEPNGVNAIPSLVRGWLDSRAADQQTLDTVVTAVEKAAREYADAHGIDLETVRESFTPVVEFDHALRDELGRILGTDDKLTVPVLGTGAGHDAGILADSVPTAMLFVRNPTGVSHSPAEHAAEDDCLAGVNALADVLEGLACR